AAGGTGCCCACGGCGCTGAGGCTGAACACCAGCACGGCTCCGGCGGCGCAGTCCTTGGCCACCTTGATGGCCGGGTGGATCTCAGGATGCAGGTGGTCGAGGGTCTGCTCCAGGGCCGTGTTCAGCAACTCGGCCCCCAGCACCAGGCCGCAATTCATCAGCAGCAGGGCCCACCAGAGCGGCGCGGGGCGCACCGCCACGAGGACCGCCACCACCCCCAGGGCCATCAGAGCCTGCGAGCGGAAGCTGGCCTCCTGCCGCCAGGCGCTGCGGATGCCCTGGAGGCTGTAGGAGAGGCGATGGTGGAAGGGCTGGTTCTTCATGCGGACCCTTGCGGCGGGAAGCCCCCATTGTGACACCGGAGGTTCCAGAGCCCAGGGCTGCGCTTCCCGCGGAATCTGTGTGAATCTGGGAAGCCGGTGACCTGACCTTCCTCTTCGAGCGCCCCATGTTTGATCCCGTCCTAACTGCCCGCTACCGCGCCCTGCTGTTGACGGGCCTAGCGCGCGAAGGCGCGCCCGCTCTGGAGTCCAGCTCCAGAGTTCTGGTGGTGGACGTGGCCCGCCAAAGGCTGGGTCTGATCGAAGCTGGCCAGTTGGTGTTCGAGGCGGTCATCTCCACGGCCCGCAATGGCCTGGGGTGCGAAGAAGGCTCGTACCGCACGCCCACGGGCTGGCATCGCATCCATGCGCGCATCGGTGCGGGCGCGGAGCCGGGCAGCGTTTTCCGCAACCGGGTGGCCACGGGCGAAGTCTGGCGGGGAGAGGCCCGAGAGGAGGATCTGATCCTCACGCGCGTGCTCACCCTGGATGGACAGGAAGAGGGCTGGAATCGCGGCCCTGGGCGGGATTCCCTGGAGCGCTTCATCTACATGCACGGCACCAACCAGGAGGGGCAGCTGGGCACGCCCGTGTCCCACGGCTGCGTGCGCCTGGGCAATGCCGAGGTGCTCGACCTGTTCGACCGGGTGGCCGAGGGGGACCTGCTCCTCATCGCCGAAGGAACGCCAGGGGATGGCCTGGGGCTTGGGCGATTGCACTTCGCTGGAGTCGGAGGCAGCGGCATGAGCGCCCTGGCCCAGTTCGTGGCGATGAAGGGCGGCCGGGCCAGCGGCAGCGACCGCAGCTTCGACCGGGGTGAACGAACGGAATCCCGAGCGCAGCTGGAAGCCCTGGGCGTGGCCATCCATCCGCAAAATGGTTCAGGCCTGGAAGGGGACTGCTCGGCCCTGGTGGTGTCCACCGCCGTGGAGGAGGATGTGCCCGATGTGGCTGCGGCCCGGCGCCTGGGCGTGCCCGTGCTGCACCGCTCAGAGTTGCTGGCCCATCTGGTGGCGCGGTACCGCACCGTGGCGGTGACGGGCACCAGCGGCAAGTCCAGCACCGTGGCCATGATCTTCGAGATCCTGCGCGGCGCCGGCCGCGACCCTTCCATCATCACCGGCGGCGATCTGGTGGCGCTTCAGCGCCAAGGCCTGTGGGGCAACGCCTGGGCAGGAGCCTCGGACCTGCTGGTCATCGAGGCCGATGAAAGCGATGGCTCCGTGGTGCGCTACCACGCCGCGGTGGGCGTGCTGCTGAACCTGCAGCGCGACCACAAGGAAATGGAGGCCGTGGCCGAGATGTTCCGGACCTTCCGGGTCCAGGTGCGAGAAACCGCGGTGGTGGGTGAAGCGGAGAACCTGCGGGCATTCGCCGGAGGCAGTCTGGTCTTCGGGTTTGGCGAAGGGGCGCAGCTTCGCACCGAGGGGCTTTCGCTTGGCGCGGAAAGCTCCGCTTTCCGCGTGAGGAATACAGACTTCCGTTTGCCGGTGCCAGGGCGGCACAACGTCGAAAACGCCTTGGCGGCCATCGGAGCCTGCATGGCGCTGGGCGTTCCCCTCGAAGCCATGGTGGAGCCGCTCTCGGCCTTCCAGGGCGTGGCCCGCCGCTTCCAGGTGTTGGGCACCCGGGCCGGCGTTACCGTGGTGGATGACTTCGGCCACAACCCGGCCAAGGTGGCGGCCTCCATCCGGGCGGCCCACTTGCGCCTGGCCGCTGCGGGCGGGCGCCTGCTGGCGGTGTTTCAGCCACACGGTTTCGGCCCCCTGAAATTCCTGCGGGCGGATTTCGTGGAGAGCTTCTCCGCCGAGCTGCGCGCCCAGGACCGGCTCTGGTTCCTGGATGTGTTCTACGCCGGTGGCACCGCCGCCAAGGACATCAGCTCGGGCGACGTCATCGGCGATCTGGTGGCGCGGGGGGTTCAGGCCGAGCACGCCCCATCACGGAAATGGCTGGTGGAGCGACTCGCCGCCGAGGCGAGGGAAGGAGACCTCATCCTGATCATGGGGGCGAGGGATCCCTCCCTGACGGACCTGGCCAAGGGCATTCTGGCCGCCTTGCCCGGTGGCGGTTCGGAGTAGCCTGGAGGCATGGAACCCCTCACCCTCCGCGCCGTCATGGCCGCGCTCCGCAAGCCGGAGTCGGGCTGCCCCTGGGATCTGAAGCAGGATCATCAGACCCTGGCCAAGTACCTCCGCGAGGAGGCTGCCGAAGTGCTGGAAGCGCTGGCCGCGCATCGGCCCTTCGACGAAGCCACCGAGATGCACCTCTGCGAGGAGCTGGGCGACCTGTGGCTGCAGATCGCCTTCCACGCCCAGCTGGCGGCGGATCGCGGCGCCTGGGACATCCATGACGTGGAGCAGGCCGTGGTGGAGAAGCTGGTGCGGCGCCACCCCCATGTCTTCGGAGAGGTGGCCGTGGAGGGCGCGGAGGGCGTGCTCACCAATTGGGCCGCCATCAAGCGCGAAGAGAAGGGCCTCACCGAGGCCACCGAGCCCCGCCTGCTGGAGGGCATCCCGGCCACCTTATCGCCCATGGACGAGGCCCTGGAGATCGGCCACCGCTGTGCCAAGGTGGGCTTCGAGTGGCCCGATCTGGAAGGCGTGCTCGACAAGGTGAAAGAAGAAGTCGCGGAGCTGCAGGCGGAATCCGATCCCGTGCGGGTGGAGGAGGAATTCGGTGATGTGCTTTTCAGCCTCATGCAGTGGGCGCGGAAGAAGGGCGTGGATCCCGATGCCGCGCTCCGGCGCCAGATGCGGCGTTTCAAGGTGCGCTTCCAGGCCGTGGAAGACGATGCCCGGGCCGCAGGAGGCTGGGAGCACCGGAACCTCGATCAGATGGAAGCGGCCTGGCAGGCGGCGAAACGGAAGGGGAAGGAGTGATGGTTTTGCTCTGGCTGTCCCAGCCCGGGGCCCAGCCGCCCCTGGGCTTCTTGCTGATCTTCATCCCCCTGGTGTTCCTGGGAGCCACCTGGATCAGTAACCGCCTGCTGGGAATTCCGGCCATGTATCGGGATTGGCCCGCGGACCGGACCGATCCCATCGAGCGGAACGTGGGCTGGCAGCAGGTGGAGTTCGGCGCCTTCCGCGGTCACTGCCCCATGTCCATCAAGTTCGGTCAGCGCTGCCTGCACCTCAAACAACCCTTTCCCTTCCAGCCGTTCTACTGGCTGGGCCCGGCCTCCATCCCCTGGAGCGAGGTGCGGCTGGAGAAGGCGCCTTCGGACCGTTGGTGGGCATTCCTCAGTGCCGCAGAATTCCGCCTCGGGGCAGGTGGGCGGATGATCCGGTTGCGGGGCAAAGCCGCGCGCGCACTCATGGAGCGGGTGAAGGGCGCTCCCGGCGGACAAGGACCGGGCCACAGGCCGCCAGTGGTTTCGGGGACCATCCGGCCGCGCTGAGTTGGCCCTTTTTCCTGGTTTGTGGCTCCCCGGGTCAGGCGAAGAGTTTGGACAGGCCGAAGGCGACGACGGTGGAAGTGCTCACACCGATGAGGCCGGGGATCATGAAGCTGTGGTTGAGGAGATACTTCCCGATGCGCGTGGTGCCGGTGCGATCCATGTTGATGGCGGCCAGATCGCTGGGGTAGAACGCGAAGAAGAAGTAGGCGTAGCTGGCGGGGATGAGGCCCAGCAGCAGCGGCGTGGGCAGGCCCAGGGCGTAGCCGAAGGGCAGCATGATGGTGAGGGTCGCGGCCTGACTTTTCACGAAGGCCGACACGCAGAACATGGCGATGGCGAAGGTCCAGGGGGCATGCTGCACCATGGCCTTGATGTTGGCGATGAGGTAGCCCTCGTTGGCCTTGATGAAGGTCTCGCTCATCCAGGCGATGCCGAAGATGGACACCACCGCGATCATGCCCGCGATGAAGACGCTGGAGCGGGCGATATCGGGCGCCTTCACCTTGGTGGCGAAGAGGATGAACGAGCCAAAGGCCAGCATGATGATCTGCACCACGGTGGTCATGGGCACCGGCTTGCCGCCCACCAGGGGCAGCAGGGCGGGCTTCAGTGCGATGACGACGATGCTGATGACGCCGGCGAAGAAGAGGGCCACGGAGAGCTTGGCGGTGAAGGGGATCTCAAGGCCCAATGTGCTCACGTTGGCGTCCAGCGCCTTGGCGAATTCGGGATCCTTCATGCGCTCGAGGAACTCGGGATCCTCGTCCAGCTCCTTGCCCCGGTTGTAGCTCCAGGCCGCGGCGGCCAACACGCCGATGAGGCCCGCGGGCAGGGTGATGCGGATGATGTCGAAGAGGCCCACGGGATGGCCGTTCTTGGCGGCCATGGCCAGGAAGGTGGTGACCGCCGCGGCCACGGGGCTGGCGGTGATGCCCATCTGGGAGGCCACGCTGGAGATCGCCATGGGGCGCTCGGGGCGGATGCGCGTTTTCAGGGCCACATCCGAGATGACGGGCAGCAGCGCGTAGACCGCGTGGCCGGTGCCCACGCAGACGGTGAGGAGGAAGGTGGAGAGCGGCGCCAGGATGGTCACCTGTTTGGGGTGGGCCCGCAGCACGCGCTCTGTGAGCTGCACCAGGTAGTCGAGGCCGCCGGCCACCTGCAGCGTGGCCGAGGCCGTGACCACGGCCAGGATGATGAGCATGACGTCGATGGGCGGCACACCCGGAGCCACCCGGAAGCCCAGTACCAGCACGGCCACGCCCAGGCCGCCAATGAGGCCCAGGGCCACGCCGCCCTTGCGGATGCCGATGAGAATGGCACCCAGCACCAGCAGGAATTGAATCCAGAACATCAGGGCAGGGGACATGGCCGGTTCTCCTTGATTCGTGATGGATCTGGCTGGAATGGGGGAATCGTAGCAGATGCTGAAATCGTGAATGATTCCGAAGAATCGCTTTTTTTAATTTCTTATGTGCGGGTTCGCGACGCATCGCGCGGGCAGCCTCCCCTGCGGGGGAACACGGAATCAGAGGTAGGATGACCTCGTGCTGCATCGCCTCATCTATTCCGACTGGGACCACCCTCCCGAATGCATGGCCTTCGAGGCGCCATACGAGGAGGTTCTGACCCAGATCCAGAACCTTCTCCCGGGCATCCTGGCCCGCAAGGATGAGGCCCTGGCCTCACCGGCCACCCTGCCTTCCGGCTACTGGGAGGATTGCGTCAGGCTCTACCTGCTCACACCGGCCCTGGTGAACATCGCCCTCAATTTCAAGGTCTGCGTGGAACAGGGCCTGCCCCTGCATCCGACCTACTACTTCGAGATCACCGAGGCCACGCGTTTCCAGGCCAAGTACCCCGAGCGCATGGTTCATCACACGAATGCCTTTTTCCTGGAATCCATCGAAGTGGCTCGCGCCCTCTACGGCCTTGAGGCCGATGCGGTGGCGCGGCTGGATCAGTTCGTTCGGGATCTGCCCGAGGTTGTGGCTGGGTTCATCTACACCAGCACCAAGGACAAATACACCTGGCGGGCCTCGAATCCCGCCAAAATCGTGGATCTGGCGGACCACATCCGGAAGCGGGTGTCCCCGACCCTGATCGTGGGCGCCGCCCATGGCTCCATTCTTTCGGGCCTCGTTCTGGCGAACCTCCTGAAGACTCCGCTCTACTTCATCCGCTTCTCCATGTTCAAGCGCAATGACCCGGCCCCGGTCATCGCGCCCAGTGACAGATCTTTCCTGGAGGCCTACCAGGCGGGCCCCGTCCTGCTCTTCGATGAGGATGTCGCCAAGGGCACCACGCTCACGAAGTTCACGGAAACGCTCCAGCCCTATTTCCGGGAATCCTACACAGCCAGCGTGCTGAGGCACGCCCTCTCGCCCTGTGCACCGGATTTCGTGGGACGCGCCTGGCACGACTGACGACGACCGCCTGCGGGGCGGCCGCCTGGCAGGTTAGGATGGCCTTCTGGATGCGACCTTGAACCCACTTCCCTTCCATCTGGTCACCCTCACCCACCCGGAGTGGGAGCAGGCCCTGCATTGCGCCAAACACCTTGGTGAGGATGCGCTGCCGGAATTGCGCCTGGATCTCTTTCCCGATGCCGATCCCGAAGCCCTGGTGGATGCCCTGAAGCGGCGTTGCCTGGTGACCTGCCGCCGGGTATCGGAAGGGGGCCGCTGGCCTGACGAGGATGAAGCCGGGCGCCTGGCGCACCTCTTCAAGGCCCTCAAGGGCAAACCGCAATGGATGGATCTGGAGTGGGACCTGCCCATTCCGCCGGAGATCGAAGCAGCCCGGACCCATGTGCGTCTGCTGCGCTCCATCCACGTTCCTCCCGGCACCTTCGATCTGGCTGAACGGCTGGACCGTCTGCCCGATGGAGAAGCCTTCAAGTGGGTGGGCTGGGCGAGGCGATTGGGTGACAACGGCCGGTTGAAGGCGCCGCTGGCCTGGGCCCGCAACCATGGTCTGCGTCTGTCAGCCTTCCTCATGGGCCCCAAGGGCCTGCCCAGCCGGGCCCTGCAGTCGGTGTGGGGCGGAGCCTTCACCTACGCGGCCCCGGATGATGGCCCCGCCGCCGCTCCGGGGCAGTTGCCGCTGGCCACCCTGCGGGCCTGGCGTTCCGCCAAACTGCACCCGGGCCATGGCCTTTGCGGCGTCATCGGCGATCCCGTGCTCCATTCGCGGGGCCCGGCCTTCCACAACCCGCGTTTCCAGGCCGCCTTCAAGGATCTGCTCTACCTTCCCCTGGTCTGCGGCGAGGCCTCCGAAGCGCTGGAGGCGCTGGACGCCCTCGACATCCTGGGCCTCAGCATCACGGCTCCCTTGAAGCTGGCGCTGCCCGAGGCCCTGGGCCTGCAGGGCCCCCTCAACACCCTCTGGCGCCGCTCGCCGGGCGCGCCCTGGCAGGGCGCCAACACCGATGCCGAGGCTTTTGAACAATCACTGTCGCATCTGGAGTCGGGGCCAGTCCTGCTGCTGGGCGAAGGGGGCGTGGCCCGCACCAGCCTTGCCGTGCTGGAAGGTGCGGGGCGGAAGGTGCTCCAGGCATCACGCCGCCTGCCGATCACGCCGGAGGCCGTGGCGGCGTTCGCACCGGTGGGCCTCGTGCAGGCCACCAGTTTGGGCATGAACGCGGAGGATCCGGCGCCATTCCCAGAATTGTTGGAGGCTTCCCGGGGCAGCGCCCGGTGGGCCGTGGAGTGGATCTACAAGGAGGACACCGCCTTCGCCCTGTGGTCACGGGAGGCCAACCTGCAGGTGGTGGCCGGGGCCGCGCTCTTCGAGGCCCAGGCCGAAGCCCAGAGCCGCCGCTTCATCGCAGGCTGCGGCGGGGTGTAGAGCGGTTCTTGGGGCAATCCCTGGAGCGGGACAGTCCAGTCTGCTTTTCCATCCCCGCGCTGTTACCTTTCAAGGCATGGACCTCTTGCTGGTCGAGGACAAGGACAGCTTCCGGCGCCTGCTGAGCCAGGCCCTGGCGGATACGGACTGGACGGTGAA
This sequence is a window from Geothrix sp. PMB-07. Protein-coding genes within it:
- a CDS encoding phosphoribosyltransferase, which gives rise to MLHRLIYSDWDHPPECMAFEAPYEEVLTQIQNLLPGILARKDEALASPATLPSGYWEDCVRLYLLTPALVNIALNFKVCVEQGLPLHPTYYFEITEATRFQAKYPERMVHHTNAFFLESIEVARALYGLEADAVARLDQFVRDLPEVVAGFIYTSTKDKYTWRASNPAKIVDLADHIRKRVSPTLIVGAAHGSILSGLVLANLLKTPLYFIRFSMFKRNDPAPVIAPSDRSFLEAYQAGPVLLFDEDVAKGTTLTKFTETLQPYFRESYTASVLRHALSPCAPDFVGRAWHD
- a CDS encoding anaerobic C4-dicarboxylate transporter, which gives rise to MSPALMFWIQFLLVLGAILIGIRKGGVALGLIGGLGVAVLVLGFRVAPGVPPIDVMLIILAVVTASATLQVAGGLDYLVQLTERVLRAHPKQVTILAPLSTFLLTVCVGTGHAVYALLPVISDVALKTRIRPERPMAISSVASQMGITASPVAAAVTTFLAMAAKNGHPVGLFDIIRITLPAGLIGVLAAAAWSYNRGKELDEDPEFLERMKDPEFAKALDANVSTLGLEIPFTAKLSVALFFAGVISIVVIALKPALLPLVGGKPVPMTTVVQIIMLAFGSFILFATKVKAPDIARSSVFIAGMIAVVSIFGIAWMSETFIKANEGYLIANIKAMVQHAPWTFAIAMFCVSAFVKSQAATLTIMLPFGYALGLPTPLLLGLIPASYAYFFFAFYPSDLAAINMDRTGTTRIGKYLLNHSFMIPGLIGVSTSTVVAFGLSKLFA
- the mazG gene encoding nucleoside triphosphate pyrophosphohydrolase, whose product is MEPLTLRAVMAALRKPESGCPWDLKQDHQTLAKYLREEAAEVLEALAAHRPFDEATEMHLCEELGDLWLQIAFHAQLAADRGAWDIHDVEQAVVEKLVRRHPHVFGEVAVEGAEGVLTNWAAIKREEKGLTEATEPRLLEGIPATLSPMDEALEIGHRCAKVGFEWPDLEGVLDKVKEEVAELQAESDPVRVEEEFGDVLFSLMQWARKKGVDPDAALRRQMRRFKVRFQAVEDDARAAGGWEHRNLDQMEAAWQAAKRKGKE
- a CDS encoding diacylglycerol kinase, with product MKNQPFHHRLSYSLQGIRSAWRQEASFRSQALMALGVVAVLVAVRPAPLWWALLLMNCGLVLGAELLNTALEQTLDHLHPEIHPAIKVAKDCAAGAVLVFSLSAVGTFLAFLGACLSHR
- a CDS encoding type I 3-dehydroquinate dehydratase; this translates as MNPLPFHLVTLTHPEWEQALHCAKHLGEDALPELRLDLFPDADPEALVDALKRRCLVTCRRVSEGGRWPDEDEAGRLAHLFKALKGKPQWMDLEWDLPIPPEIEAARTHVRLLRSIHVPPGTFDLAERLDRLPDGEAFKWVGWARRLGDNGRLKAPLAWARNHGLRLSAFLMGPKGLPSRALQSVWGGAFTYAAPDDGPAAAPGQLPLATLRAWRSAKLHPGHGLCGVIGDPVLHSRGPAFHNPRFQAAFKDLLYLPLVCGEASEALEALDALDILGLSITAPLKLALPEALGLQGPLNTLWRRSPGAPWQGANTDAEAFEQSLSHLESGPVLLLGEGGVARTSLAVLEGAGRKVLQASRRLPITPEAVAAFAPVGLVQATSLGMNAEDPAPFPELLEASRGSARWAVEWIYKEDTAFALWSREANLQVVAGAALFEAQAEAQSRRFIAGCGGV
- a CDS encoding L,D-transpeptidase family protein, producing the protein MFDPVLTARYRALLLTGLAREGAPALESSSRVLVVDVARQRLGLIEAGQLVFEAVISTARNGLGCEEGSYRTPTGWHRIHARIGAGAEPGSVFRNRVATGEVWRGEAREEDLILTRVLTLDGQEEGWNRGPGRDSLERFIYMHGTNQEGQLGTPVSHGCVRLGNAEVLDLFDRVAEGDLLLIAEGTPGDGLGLGRLHFAGVGGSGMSALAQFVAMKGGRASGSDRSFDRGERTESRAQLEALGVAIHPQNGSGLEGDCSALVVSTAVEEDVPDVAAARRLGVPVLHRSELLAHLVARYRTVAVTGTSGKSSTVAMIFEILRGAGRDPSIITGGDLVALQRQGLWGNAWAGASDLLVIEADESDGSVVRYHAAVGVLLNLQRDHKEMEAVAEMFRTFRVQVRETAVVGEAENLRAFAGGSLVFGFGEGAQLRTEGLSLGAESSAFRVRNTDFRLPVPGRHNVENALAAIGACMALGVPLEAMVEPLSAFQGVARRFQVLGTRAGVTVVDDFGHNPAKVAASIRAAHLRLAAAGGRLLAVFQPHGFGPLKFLRADFVESFSAELRAQDRLWFLDVFYAGGTAAKDISSGDVIGDLVARGVQAEHAPSRKWLVERLAAEAREGDLILIMGARDPSLTDLAKGILAALPGGGSE